GTACGTCTTCACCCCGGTGCACGAGACGATCACCGACCTGACGACGACGAACCAGGCCCCGGTCTACGTCGTGCACTTCACGCAGCAGTCGGCCGTGGAGCGGGCGCAGTCGCTGATGAGCGTCAACGTCACGTCGAAGGAGGACAAGGCGGCCATCGCCGCGCTGATCGGGAACTTCCGGTTCACCTCGGGCTTCGGCAAGACGCTCTCGCGCCTGGTGCGCCACGGGATCGGCGTGCACCACGCGGGGATGCTCCCCCGCTACCGGCGGCTGGTGGAGACGCTCGCGCAGGCCGGGCTGCTGCGCGTCATCTGCGGCACCGACACCCTCGGCGTCGGCATCAACGTCCCCATCCGCACGGTGCTTTTCACCGCGCTGGCCAAGTACGACGGGCAGCGCACCCGCCCGCTCAAGGCGCGCGAGTTCCACCAGATCGCCGGGCGCGCGGGCCGGGCCGGGTACGACACCGTCGGCTCGGTCGTCGCGCAGGCCCCCGACCACGAGGTGGAGAACGCCCGGCGGGTCGCGAAGGCGGGCGACGACGCGAAGAAGCTCAAGCGCGTGGTGCGCACCCAGCCGCCGGAGGGGTTCGTCGGGTGGTCGGGGGTCAGCTTCGAGAAGCTGCAGACCGCCCAGCCGGAACCGCTGACCAGCCACTTCCAGGTCTCGCACGCGATGCTGCTCAACGTCATCTCGCGGCCGGGGGACGCGTTCGCCGCGATGCGGCACCTGCTGGAGGACAACCACGAGCCGCGCCCCCGCCAGCGCCGCCACATCCTGCGCGCGATCGCGATCTACCGGGCGCTGCGGGCGTCCGGGGTGGTCGAGGAGCTGCCCGAACCGGACGCGGAGGGCCGCCGCGTGCGCGTCGTCGGCGACCTGCAGCTCGACTTCGCCCTCAACCAGCCGCTCTCGCCGTTCGCGCTCGCCTCGCTGGAGCTGCTCGACCGGGAGTCGCCGTCGTACGCGATGGACGTGCTCTCGGTCATCGAGGCCACCCTCGACGACCCGCGCCAGGTCCTCTACGCCCAGCAGAACAAGGCCAAGGGCGAGGCCGTCGCCGCGATGAAGGCCGAGGGCATCGAGTACGAGGAGCGGATGGCGCTGCTCGAGGACGTCACCTGGCCCAAGCCGCTCGACGAGATGCTCGACGCGGCGCTGGAGACCTACCGGCGCGGCGCGCCGTGGGTCGAGGACGCCAAGCTGTCGCCGAAGTCGGTGGCCCGCGACATGTTCGAGCGCTCGATGACCTTCGTCGAGTACGTCTCGCACTACCAGCTCGCGCGCTCGGAGGGCCTGGTCCTGCGCTACCTCGCCGACACCTACCGGGCGCTGCGCCAGACCGTGCCCGACCAGGCCCGCACCGAGGAGCTCACCGACGTCATCGAGTGGCTCGGCGAGCTGGTGCGCCAGGTCGACTCGTCGCTGCTCGACGAGTGGGAGGCCCTCGCGGCCGGCGCGGGCACGGGCGACGAGATCGTGCCCCCGTCGCTGGACTCCGGTCCGGCGGGCGTCACCCGCAACGTCCGCGCGTTCCGGGTGCTCGTGCGCAACGCGATGTTCCGCCGCGTCGAGCTGGCGTCGTTCCGGCGCTGGGACCTGCTCGCCGAGCTCGACGGCGCCGCAGGCTGGGACGCGGCGGCGTGGCGCGAGGCGCTGCTCCCCTACTGGGAGCGCTACGGCGACACGATGACCGCGATCGGCACCGGCCCGGACGCCCGCGGCCCGCAGCTGATCTCGATCACCGCCGAACCCGAGCGCTGGCTGGTCCGCCAGGTCCTCGACGACCCCGACGGCGACCGCGACTGGGCCATCACCGCCGAGGTCGACCTCGCCGCGTCCGACGAGGAGGGCGCCCCGGTCGTCTGGCTGACCGGCGTGGAGCCCCTCGGCGGGATCTGACCCCGGGTCCGGTCCCGGCGGGGTTGCGCGTGCGCCGTCGGTCAATGATCGATTGCCGATCCGAAAGCGTCAATGTATGGTTGACAGATGAAGTACGAGGAAGCGCAGCGCTGGCTGGAGCGGGCCGACCCGTCCATCGCGAAGCAGCGGGAGTCGATCACCCAGCAGCTCGACGGGCTCAAGGAGCGGGCCCGGTCGGGCGTGCTCACCCACGACGGGGCGGCGGCCTGGTACGCGCTGGTGCAGGAGATGCGCCGGCTGGCCGACTACTACGAGCGCGACCTGATCCGCAAGCTCCGCTCCGACGGGCTCACCTGGCAGCAGACCGCCGACGCCGTGCAGGCGCAGCTGTCGAGCCGCCAGGCCGCCCAGGGCAAGTGGAAGCGCCTGATCGACCCGGGCCGGCGCACCACCACCGGCGACATGCAGCGCGGGGGGCGGCGCAAGCAGGCCCCCGAGGCCGGGGCGGAGCGGCCCGGATGACGTTCGGGGGCTGCCTCCGATGATCGTCACCCGATAGTGTCGCCGGGTCCCGCACGGGACACCGAGCGGGGCGGGGGGCCGGATGGGCGTCGACGGCGGTCCCCGCGGCACCGGCCCGTCGGCCGCCGACCTCGCGGCGTCCTGGCCGGTGCCCGGCGCGGCGCCCGCCGACGGCGCCGCCGTCCCCGACCTCGCCGTCCCCGACCTCGCCGTCCCCGACCTCGCCGTCCGCGACCTCGCCGCCCGCGTGCGCGACGCGTGGGACTGCGCCGAGCCCGACCGGTGCGCCGAGCTCGCCGCCGCGGTCGGCCACGGTCTGGCGGCCGCCGGGGTCACCGACCTCGCCGCACTGGACCGGACGCTGCGCTACCTGACCGAAAGGCTGGCGCCTTCTGCGAGCACCCCGGAGGCCGCGGCCCGGCTCGCCACCCTCGTCGGCGGCATCGCCGTCGGCGCCGCGGGGGCCCAGCAGGAACGCCAGTGCGCCGAGCAGGACCGGCTCGCGCGGGCGGCACTGACGCAGCGGATCGACGTCGAACGCGCCCGCTGGGCGAGCGAGGCCCGCTTCGCCGCGGTGTTCGCGGGCTCCCCCACCGGGATCGGCATCACCGCGCTCGACGGGCGCGTCCTGGAGGCCAACGCCGCCCTGTGCGAGACATTCGGGCTCTCCCCGGAGGCGTTCCGCGGGCAGAACCTGCGGGCCTTCGTCCACCCCGACGACGACCCCGAGGACTGGGTCCGCCTGGACGCGATGCTCGACGGGCGCCTGGACCGCCTGCGGGTGGAGAAGACGATCTGGCGCTCCGACGGGCGGGCGGTGCACCTGGAGGTCGTCCTGTCCCTGGTCCGCGGGCCGGACGGGCCGCCGCGGTACATCCTCGGGATGGTCCAGGACGTCACCGAGCGCCGCGACCTGGAGCACCGGCTGCGCCACCAGGCCCAGCACGATCCGCTGACCGGCCTGCCCAACCGGGCGGTGTTCCTGGACCGGCTCGACGCCGCGCTGGGCCGGGCCGGTGACGTCGGCGTGTGCTTCGTCGACCTCGACGGGTTCAAGACCGTCAACGACACGCTGGGGCACACCGTCGGGGACGAGCTGCTGCGGACCGTCGCGCAGCGCCTGCAGGCCGATCTCGGACCCGACGGCCACCTCGTCGCGCGGATGGGCGGGGACGAGTTCGTCGTGCTGGTCGAGGGCGGCGACCTGCGCCCGGTCGCCACCCGGATCCTGGAGGCGCTGCGCAGGCCGGTGGCCCTCGCCGGGCGCGAGGTCTCGGTCACCGCCAGCGTCGGCGCGGTGGGGCGGGCCGACGGCGGCGACACCGCGGCCGACCTGCTCGCCGCCGCCGACACCACGCTGCTGTGGGCCAAGAACGACGGCCGCGACCGGTGCGCGCACTTCGACCCCGACCGGCACCGGGCCCACCTCGACCGCTCCGCCCGCGCCGCGGTGCTGCCCGCCGCGCTCGCCGCGGAGGAGTTCGTCGTGCGCTACCAGCCGCTGGTGCGCCTGGGCGACGGGCGGCTGGTCGGCGTCGAGGCGCTGGTGCGCTGGGACCGGCCCGGGTCCGCCGCGCTGCTGGGTCCCGACGAGTTCGTGCCGCTGGCGGAGGAGACGGGGCTGATCGTCCCGCTGGGCCGGTGGGTGCTGGAGCAGGCGTGCGCGCAGGCCGCGCGGTGGCGGGCCGAGCCGGGCGGCGCCGACCTGTTCGTCAGCGTCAACCTGGCGGTGCGGCAGGTGCACGAACCGGGGATCGTCGACGACGTCGCACGGGTCCTGCACGAGACCGGCCTGCCCCCGTCGGCTCTGCAGCTCGAGCTCACCGAGACCGCCGCGATGGCGACGACGGGGGCACCGCTGGGGGTGCTGCGGCGGCTGGCCGACCTCGGCGTCCGCATCGCGATCGACGACTTCGGCACCGGCTACTCCAACCTCGCCTACCTGCGCGACCTCCCGGTGCACGTGCTCAAGCTGGCCGGCCCGTTCGTCACCGGCCGCGGGGCCGCCGGTGGCGACGTCGACGCCGCCGTGATCCGGCACCTGGTCCGGCTCGCGCACACGCTCGGCGTGTCGATCACCGCGGAGCACGTGGAGACCGCGCAGCAGGCGCGCCTGCTGCAGTCCCTCGGCTGCGACGTCGGCCAGGGCTGGTTCTTCGCCCCGGCCGGCGTGCCCGCCGAGATCACCCGGATGCTGGACGCCGCCGCGTCCGGCCGCGGGAAGCCCCGGGCCGGCTGACGCGCGGCGCCTACCCCAGCGGGCTGCGCGGCAGCAGGCGGTCGGCGATGATCTTGCGCTGGATCTCGCTGGTGCCCTCGAAGATCGTGGTGAGCCGGGCGTCGCGCCAGTGCCGCTCCACCTGGTGCTCGGTGGTGTAGCCGTTGCCGCCGTGCAGCTGGATGCCGTCACCGGTGACCTCCGCGGCCATCTCCGTCGCCATCAGCTTCACCATCGCGGCCTCCCGCTGGCAGGGGTGGCCGAGGTCGATCAGGTGGGCGACGTGCTGGTAGAACGCCCGCGCCTGCTCCACCCGGGCGGCCATGTCGGCGAGGGTGAACCGCACCGCCTGGAAGTCGCCGATGGGGTGCTCGAACTGCTCGCGGTCCTGCAGGTAGCCGATGCAGTCCTCGACGGCGGCGCGGGCGAGCCCGACGGCCCGGGCCGCGGTGTGCACGCGCGCGATGTTGAGCCACTTCTGGGCGTCGGCGAAGCCCTTCTCCCCCACCTGGTTGGCGACCGGGACGCGGAAGCCGTCGAACTCCAGGTCCCAGGTGACGAACCCGTGGTAGCCGATCTTGTCGATCGGCTTCCCCGTGATGCCGTCGGGGAAGGAGTCGCGCTCCTTCTCCACGAGCAGCGACGCGAGGCCTGCGGAGCGCTTCTCGTCGGGGCCCGGGTCGGCGGTGCGCACGAGCACCTGGATGAAGTCGGCCGCCTTCGCGTTGCCGGTCCAGCGCTTGTGGCCGGTGACGACGAAGTCGTCGCCGTCGCGGACCGCGCGCGTCGCGACGCCCGCGAGGTCGGACCCGGCGTCGGGCTCGGACAGCGCGATCGCGCCGATCCACTCCCCCTTCGCGCTGCGGCGCAGCAGCTCCGCCCGGCGGGCCGGGTCGGCGACGTCGGTGCCGGCGCCCTGCGCGCGGGCGATGATGCTGCCGACGCTCATCCACGCCCTGGCCAGCTCCTCGGCGACCATGCAGTACTCGAACGCGCCCAGCCCCATCCCGCCGAACTCGCGGTCGACGGTGATGCCGAACCAGCCCTCGCCGGCCATCGCGTCGAGCAGGGAGCGCGGGATCTCGCCCTTGACCGGGTCGAGCTCGTTGGCGACCGGCAGCACCCGCTCGGTGGCGAACGCCCGGGCCCGCGCCTGCAGCTCCTCGCGCTCGGGCGTGTGGTACGGCGGGGCGACGACGGGCACGGGGGGCAGCAGCGGATCCTCGGTGGTCACCCCGTCAGTTGTGCCACATCGTGCAACGGAGCGCGACCGCGGGGCCGGGGCGTCAGAGCCGGCGCAGGCCCGCGAGCACGCGCTCCATCAGCGCCAGGTCGGGGCCGCCCGCGTCGGCGGCGCGGTGGACCTGCACGGCCCCCGCCCCCAGCATGTCCCCC
This sequence is a window from Pseudonocardia petroleophila. Protein-coding genes within it:
- a CDS encoding acyl-CoA dehydrogenase family protein: MTTEDPLLPPVPVVAPPYHTPEREELQARARAFATERVLPVANELDPVKGEIPRSLLDAMAGEGWFGITVDREFGGMGLGAFEYCMVAEELARAWMSVGSIIARAQGAGTDVADPARRAELLRRSAKGEWIGAIALSEPDAGSDLAGVATRAVRDGDDFVVTGHKRWTGNAKAADFIQVLVRTADPGPDEKRSAGLASLLVEKERDSFPDGITGKPIDKIGYHGFVTWDLEFDGFRVPVANQVGEKGFADAQKWLNIARVHTAARAVGLARAAVEDCIGYLQDREQFEHPIGDFQAVRFTLADMAARVEQARAFYQHVAHLIDLGHPCQREAAMVKLMATEMAAEVTGDGIQLHGGNGYTTEHQVERHWRDARLTTIFEGTSEIQRKIIADRLLPRSPLG
- a CDS encoding DEAD/DEAH box helicase → MTLTDRLPPGNDPDDLVEAFTDWAYEERGLSLYPAQEEALLELVTGSNVILSTPTGSGKSLVAVGAHAAALARGQRTFYTAPIKALVSEKFFALIDVFGPDKVGMLTGDAAVNEKAPIICCTAEILANIALRSGRDADVGSVVMDEFHFYADPDRGWAWQVPLIELPQAQFLLMSATLGDVSFFEEDLTRRTGRPTAVITSVERPVPLLYQYVFTPVHETITDLTTTNQAPVYVVHFTQQSAVERAQSLMSVNVTSKEDKAAIAALIGNFRFTSGFGKTLSRLVRHGIGVHHAGMLPRYRRLVETLAQAGLLRVICGTDTLGVGINVPIRTVLFTALAKYDGQRTRPLKAREFHQIAGRAGRAGYDTVGSVVAQAPDHEVENARRVAKAGDDAKKLKRVVRTQPPEGFVGWSGVSFEKLQTAQPEPLTSHFQVSHAMLLNVISRPGDAFAAMRHLLEDNHEPRPRQRRHILRAIAIYRALRASGVVEELPEPDAEGRRVRVVGDLQLDFALNQPLSPFALASLELLDRESPSYAMDVLSVIEATLDDPRQVLYAQQNKAKGEAVAAMKAEGIEYEERMALLEDVTWPKPLDEMLDAALETYRRGAPWVEDAKLSPKSVARDMFERSMTFVEYVSHYQLARSEGLVLRYLADTYRALRQTVPDQARTEELTDVIEWLGELVRQVDSSLLDEWEALAAGAGTGDEIVPPSLDSGPAGVTRNVRAFRVLVRNAMFRRVELASFRRWDLLAELDGAAGWDAAAWREALLPYWERYGDTMTAIGTGPDARGPQLISITAEPERWLVRQVLDDPDGDRDWAITAEVDLAASDEEGAPVVWLTGVEPLGGI
- a CDS encoding putative bifunctional diguanylate cyclase/phosphodiesterase, whose product is MGVDGGPRGTGPSAADLAASWPVPGAAPADGAAVPDLAVPDLAVPDLAVRDLAARVRDAWDCAEPDRCAELAAAVGHGLAAAGVTDLAALDRTLRYLTERLAPSASTPEAAARLATLVGGIAVGAAGAQQERQCAEQDRLARAALTQRIDVERARWASEARFAAVFAGSPTGIGITALDGRVLEANAALCETFGLSPEAFRGQNLRAFVHPDDDPEDWVRLDAMLDGRLDRLRVEKTIWRSDGRAVHLEVVLSLVRGPDGPPRYILGMVQDVTERRDLEHRLRHQAQHDPLTGLPNRAVFLDRLDAALGRAGDVGVCFVDLDGFKTVNDTLGHTVGDELLRTVAQRLQADLGPDGHLVARMGGDEFVVLVEGGDLRPVATRILEALRRPVALAGREVSVTASVGAVGRADGGDTAADLLAAADTTLLWAKNDGRDRCAHFDPDRHRAHLDRSARAAVLPAALAAEEFVVRYQPLVRLGDGRLVGVEALVRWDRPGSAALLGPDEFVPLAEETGLIVPLGRWVLEQACAQAARWRAEPGGADLFVSVNLAVRQVHEPGIVDDVARVLHETGLPPSALQLELTETAAMATTGAPLGVLRRLADLGVRIAIDDFGTGYSNLAYLRDLPVHVLKLAGPFVTGRGAAGGDVDAAVIRHLVRLAHTLGVSITAEHVETAQQARLLQSLGCDVGQGWFFAPAGVPAEITRMLDAAASGRGKPRAG